The Rhododendron vialii isolate Sample 1 chromosome 5a, ASM3025357v1 genome contains a region encoding:
- the LOC131326582 gene encoding laccase-7-like, which translates to MARPLLLLAFALALLVYSSVASAEIVEHSFYVQNITLNRLCKQQVINTVNGSLPGPTIQVHEGDTLIIHVFNKCPYNLTIHWHGIFQLHSAWADGPEYVTQCPILPGNKYTYRFTITGQEGTLWWHAHAQWLRATVHGALIIRPRKGYSYPFPKPFEEFPILLGEWWNGNIIEIEEQALAEGHGPNISDAFTINGCPGDLYNCSSTGTYKLKVVRGETYLLRIINVALNNELFFKIANHTMTVVAIDACYTNPMVSETIVIGPGQTIDVLLTADQPLSSYYMAAHSYDSLGMEYDKTTTRGIITYENASSSTPPMPALPAFNDTPTAFEFFSSLTSLVNGPHWAPVPLKVDEHMFVTEGLGMVPCGANNTCGAPLGLQFAASMNNESFELPTKLSMLEAFYYNLTAGIYTADFPKYPPVVFDYTNTINVLNTALIMTPRSTRVTKLKYNSTVQIVFQNTALVGQQSHPIHLHGFNFYVLAQGFGNYDPVTGPKMFNLVNPQIRNTVGVPVGGWTVIRFTATNPGVWLIHCHFDTHLTWGLATAFLVEDGPTPSTSLPLPPPDLPRCSFYAEQTRSFIKDGDNAKTIFDDVKIVFGSWPAFLIPCFIVFVWFSCTMYKVQHSYAQKFWYK; encoded by the exons ATGGCTCGTCCTCTGTTGTTGTTGGCATTTGCTTTAGCCCTTTTGGTTTATTCTTCAGTGGCCTCTGCCGAAATCGTGGAGCATTCATTTTAT GTGCAAAATATAACTCTGAACCGGTTGTGCAAGCAACAAGTTATCAACACTGTGAATGGAAGCCTTCCCGGCCCAACTATACAAGTTCATGAAGGTGACACACTGATCATTCATGTCTTCAATAAATGTCCCTACAACCTGACGATTCATTG GCACGGGATTTTCCAGCTACACAGTGCATGGGCGGATGGGCCTGAATATGTAACTCAATGCCCAATACTCCCTGGAAATAAATACACATACAGATTCACCATCACAGGTCAAGAAGGGACCCTTTGGTGGCATGCCCATGCCCAATGGCTTCGCGCAACTGTACATGGGGCACTGATCATTCGACCAAGAAAGGGTTACTCGTACCCGTTCCCAAAACCCTTCGAAGAGTTCCCCATTCTTTTGG GAGAGTGGTGGAATGGTAATATTATTGAGATCGAGGAGCAAGCACTAGCCGAGGGGCATGGGCCTAACATTTCCGATGCTTTCACCATCAATGGTTGCCCTGGTGATTTATATAATTGCTCATCAACCG GCACATATAAACTGAAGGTTGTACGAGGAGAAACGTATCTCTTGCGTATCATCAATGTTGCGCTCAATAACGAGCTCTTCTTCAAGATAGCAAACCACACAATGACAGTCGTCGCCATCGACGCTTGTTACACCAATCCAATGGTCTCTGAAACCATCGTCATAGGTCCTGGCCAGACCATCGATGTCCTGCTCACCGCCGACCAACCGCTATCCTCCTATTACATGGCAGCACATTCCTACGACAGCCTGGGAATGGAATATGATAAAACAACCACCAGAGGTATCATTACGTATGAAAATGCCTCATCGTCAACCCCTCCAATGCCGGCCCTGCCGGCCTTCAACGACACTCCTACAGCGTTCGAATTCTTTTCCAGTCTAACGAGTCTCGTGAACGGGCCTCACTGGGCACCAGTCCCACTCAAAGTCGATGAACACATGTTTGTGACGGAAGGCTTGGGCATGGTCCCTTGCGGAGCAAACAACACTTGTGGGGCTCCTTTGGGGCTACAATTTGCAGCGAGCATGAACAACGAGTCTTTCGAGCTCCCTACCAAGTTATCAATGCTGGAAGCGTTTTACTACAATCTGACTGCTGGGATCTACACCGCGGATTTTCCTAAATATCCACCAGTGGTGTTTGATTATACGAACACAATCAATGTCTTGAATACAGCGCTCATAATGACACCAAGGTCAACAAGGGTTACGAAATTGAAGTATAATTCTACCGTTCAGATTGTATTTCAGAACACGGCATTGGTGGGCCAACAGAGCCACCCAATACATTTGCACGGgtttaacttttatgttttggcTCAAGGGTTTGGCAATTACGACCCCGTAACGGGGCCAAAAATGTTCAATCTCGTTAATCCACAAATACGCAATACTGTTGGAGTGCCTGTTGGAGGATGGACTGTCATTAGATTCACGGCAACTAATCCGG GTGTATGGTTGATTCATTGTCACTTCGATACGCACTTAACGTGGGGACTAGCGACTGCTTTTCTTGTTGAGGACGGGCCCACGCCATCGACTTCTTTGCCTCTTCCTCCACCAGATCTACCCCGTTGTTCGTTTTATGCTGAGCAAACAAGATCTTTTATTAAGGATGGTGATAacgccaaaactatttttgatgatgtcaaaattgtttttggctCTTGGCCTGCTTTTCTTATACCATGTTTTATTGTATTTGTGTGGTTTTCTTGTACCATGTACAAGGTACAACACTCTTATGCTCAAAAGTTTTGGTATAAATAG